A region from the Hydra vulgaris chromosome 08, alternate assembly HydraT2T_AEP genome encodes:
- the LOC136082998 gene encoding uncharacterized protein LOC136082998 — protein MTDRFKLEIGLHQGLTQSSFLIAIVMDRQTDKVRLKSPWTMMFADNIVINSESREQVEVNLERWMYALESRVMKVSRSKTKHMCVNERADVGQVQLQGVDLVKVDEFTYLGPRVQSNGGSEREIKKRVQAGWCRWQKVSGVICDRTVSGRMKGKIYMTVVRTAMLYGLDTVTLTKRQVREMEVSEMKMLRFSFG, from the coding sequence ATGACGGACAGGTTTAAATTGGAGATAGGACTACATCAGGGATTAACCCAGAGTTCTTTCTTAATCGCAATTGTCATGGACAGACAGACGGACAAAGTTAGACTGAAATCCCCTTGGACTATGATGTTTGCTGATAACATTGTGATCAATAGTGAGAGTAGGGAGCAAGTGGAAGTAAACTTGGAAAGATGGATGTATGCTTTGGAAAGCAGGGTAATGAAAGTGAGCAGAAGTAAAACAAAGCACATGTGTGTCAATGAGAGGGCAGACGTTGGACAGGTTCAGTTACAAGGAGTTGATTTGGTGAAGGTCGACGAGTTTACCTACTTAGGGCCGAGGGTACAGAGTAATGGAGGAAGTGAAAGAGAGATAAAGAAGAGAGTGCAAGCAGGGTGGTGTAGATGGCAAAAAGTGTCTGGTGTGATTTGTGATAGAACGGTGTCAGGTAGAATGAAGGGTAAGATCTATATGACAGTAGTTAGAACTGCTATGTTGTATGGACTTGATACAGTGACACTGACCAAGAGACAGGTGAGGGAGATGGAGGTGTCTGAGATGAAGATGTTAAGATTCTCATTTGGGTGA
- the LOC136082999 gene encoding uncharacterized protein LOC136082999 — MVPIFKNKGDVKSCSKYRGIKLISQRLKIWERVVDARLRGKVEICEQHYGFIPAKCTTDAMFALRELMEKYREGQKELHCVFVDLEKAYDSSETGAVALYEEVRSSGKVCEGGAGNV; from the coding sequence ATGGTTCCAATTTTCAAGAATAAGGGCGACGTTAAGAGCTGTAGTAAATACAGGGGAATAAAGTTGATCAGTCAAAGGCTGAAAATCTGGGAAAGAGTAGTGGACGCTCGACTGAGAGGAAAAGTAGAGATCTGTGAGCAGCACTATGGTTTCATTCCAGCTAAGTGCACCACAGATGCTATGTTTGCTCTGAGAGAGTTGATGGAGAAGTATAGGGAAGGACAAAAGGAGTTACATTGTGTGTTTGTTGACTTAGAGAAAGCTTATGATAGTTCCGAGACAGGAGCTGTGGCATTGTATGAGGAAGTCAGGAGTAGCGGAAAAGTATGTGAGGGCGGTGCAGGAAATGTGTGA